One genomic region from Clostridium saccharobutylicum DSM 13864 encodes:
- the pstB gene encoding phosphate ABC transporter ATP-binding protein PstB yields the protein MNIIETKDLCLYYGDNQALKNINMSINKNEVTALIGPSGCGKSTYLRTLNRMNDLIEIVKITGEVLFEGKDIYKDYDEIHLRKRVGMVFQRPNPFPMSIYDNIAYGPRIHGIKNKKILDEIVEKSLKGAALWNETKDRLKSSALGMSGGQQQRLCIARTLAVSPEVILMDEPTSALDPISTGKMEELMEELKKQYTVIIVTHNMQQAGRIADKTAFFLSGEVVEYGKTEDIFYNPKDKRTEDYITGRFG from the coding sequence ATGAATATAATAGAAACGAAAGATTTGTGTCTATATTATGGAGACAATCAAGCGCTAAAAAATATAAATATGTCTATAAATAAAAATGAAGTCACAGCACTTATTGGACCTTCAGGCTGTGGGAAATCAACATATCTTAGAACTTTAAATAGAATGAATGATTTGATAGAGATTGTAAAAATAACAGGAGAAGTTCTATTTGAAGGCAAAGATATATATAAAGATTATGATGAGATTCACCTAAGAAAAAGAGTTGGAATGGTATTCCAAAGACCGAATCCTTTTCCAATGTCTATTTATGATAATATTGCTTATGGACCTAGAATACATGGAATTAAAAATAAGAAAATATTAGATGAAATAGTTGAAAAAAGTTTAAAGGGAGCAGCGCTTTGGAATGAAACTAAAGATAGACTAAAATCGAGTGCACTTGGAATGTCTGGTGGTCAACAGCAAAGACTTTGTATTGCAAGAACATTAGCTGTTTCTCCGGAAGTGATTCTTATGGATGAGCCGACATCAGCTTTAGATCCTATATCAACAGGAAAAATGGAAGAACTTATGGAAGAGTTAAAAAAACAATATACAGTAATAATAGTAACTCATAATATGCAACAAGCTGGAAGAATAGCTGATAAAACTGCATTTTTCTTAAGTGGAGAGGTTGTTGAATATGGCAAAACCGAGGATATATTCTATAATCCAAAAGATAAAAGAACAGAAGACTATATTACTGGTAGATTTGGTTAA
- the phoU gene encoding phosphate signaling complex protein PhoU, whose amino-acid sequence MTRESQDARVKTINRELVNMTSLVEKQIYESMICLKNFDLDKAEQIIKGDDKVDEMQKTIEEECIKFIATQQPVATDLRKVFTASKIVTDLERMADHAVDICKITRRINGNVNVFKDGIDELWRMEKKVREMIGLSIDAYIKDDESMAYKICEKDDEIDELYKSLFNAVLNAITLDDSLIHKGTQLLFVIKYLERVADHVTNICEWTIFSKNGVYTDLNE is encoded by the coding sequence ATGACAAGGGAATCTCAAGATGCTAGGGTTAAAACTATAAATAGAGAATTAGTAAATATGACAAGTTTAGTGGAAAAACAAATTTACGAGAGTATGATTTGCTTAAAAAACTTTGATTTGGATAAGGCTGAGCAAATTATAAAGGGCGATGATAAGGTTGATGAAATGCAAAAAACAATTGAGGAAGAATGCATTAAATTTATTGCAACTCAGCAACCTGTGGCGACTGATCTAAGAAAAGTATTTACAGCATCAAAGATAGTAACAGATTTAGAGAGAATGGCAGATCATGCAGTTGATATATGCAAAATAACAAGACGAATAAATGGAAATGTAAATGTATTTAAGGATGGAATAGATGAACTGTGGAGAATGGAAAAAAAGGTTAGAGAAATGATAGGTTTATCTATAGATGCTTATATTAAAGATGATGAAAGTATGGCGTATAAAATTTGCGAAAAAGACGATGAGATAGATGAGTTATATAAATCTTTATTTAATGCCGTACTTAATGCAATAACATTAGATGATAGTTTGATTCATAAGGGAACTCAGTTATTATTTGTTATAAAGTATTTGGAAAGGGTAGCAGATCATGTAACTAAT